In Daucus carota subsp. sativus chromosome 4, DH1 v3.0, whole genome shotgun sequence, one DNA window encodes the following:
- the LOC108216356 gene encoding uncharacterized protein LOC108216356: MDPALAEMHSTTMASLSNDVSDFSPLARNNDNWDDPVQAVPGAKLRVMCSYGGHIIPRPHDKTLCYVGGETRMVVMERMSSLSDLSSRLSRTLLHGRQFQLKYQLPNEELDSLVSISTDEDLENMIDEYDRIASASSMKSLRIRLFLFLAKPETTASMGCLLNDAKSETWFVDALNGAGLIPRVLSDSAANTENLLEFSDQVVNNNDCGENVFSPKNPLGGSRRVEYVQDAQSSMLGSPAVLETNSSFGSSSSSPSMSNLPHIRVRADNDEARLQDQMAGLDEQFSQLNTTSAAVTLQNQVDGTVMLSAPPPLPVVITTTISSENENRVVVDEDKSDQGGSTRFRKPPLPLQPVQRRLGHDAYNLPSPDSIASDTSIASASSLSRRSQEPTQVATREVTRPVANGIVSPNSTTSDSSSQIQVQQVPAQVYIPPQQQQQQQQYLHPGTHYLQQTTTGQVQVPAYYPVYAPPTQPQYHQQVDQQQYSMYVMPVQQTQQYNMTIQPSVPDSTIASDSNYTQNSPVVAPSATKSTLVQVQPNQYQPQYINVSQMPYATQSPAPAINYAYEYAQPTHEQVFYTQNPASQLPPPPQYQTMTPATAMFLSQASVQQSADNANQQIR; the protein is encoded by the exons ATGGATCCAGCGCTTGCAGAAATGCATTCCACCACCATGGCCTCACTATCTAACGACGTTTCTGATTTCTCCCCACTGGCTCGTAATAATGACAACTGGGACGATCCTGTGCAGGCCGTTCCAGGTGCCAAGCTACGTGTGATGTGCAGTTACGGGGGACACATAATCCCCCGTCCACATGACAAAACTCTTTGTTATGTTGGTGGAGAAACGCGGATGGTGGTAATGGAACGCATGTCATCACTCTCTGACCTCTCTTCAAGGCTCTCGCGGACACTCCTCCATGGCCGCCAATTTCAGCTCAAGTACCAACTCCCAAATGAAGAACTTGACTCTCTTGTGTCAATTTCAACGGACGAGGACTTGGAGAACATGATTGATGAGTATGACAGGATAGCCTCTGCTTCATCAATGAAATCCTTGAGAATTcgcttgtttttgtttttggcaAAGCCTGAGACCACAGCTTCTATGGGATGCCTACTCAATGATGCGAAGTCTGAGACTTGGTTCGTAGATGCCCTTAATGGAGCTGGATTAATACCTAGAGTCCTGTCAGATTCAGCTGCCAACACAGAAAACTTATTAGAATTCTCTGACCAAGTTGTAAATAACAATGATTGTGGGGAAAATGTGTTCTCCCCAAAAAATCCTTTAGGAGGTAGCAGACGAGTCGAATACGTGCAAGATGCACAGTCAAGTATGCTTGGATCACCAGCGGTACTGGAAACAAACTCTTCATTTGGATCAAGCTCTTCTTCTCCTTCCATGTCCAACTTGCCACATATTCGAGTTCGTGCTGACAATGATGAAGCTAGATTGCAAGATCAAATGGCTGGATTGGATGAACAATTTTCACAACTGAACACTACTAGTGCTGCTGTAACTCTTCAGAATCAAGTTGATGGGACTGTGATGTTATCTGCTCCTCCTCCTCTCCCCGTGGTTATTACTACAACTATTTCTAGTGAGAATGAAAATCGGGTTGTTGTTGATGAGGATAAATCGGATCAGGGGGGCTCAACACGGTTTAGGAAACCTCCACTGCCCCTGCAGCCTGTGCAGCGAAGACTTGGTCATGATGCTTACAATTTGCCCTCACCAGATTCCATAGCGAG TGATACTAGCATTGCATCAGCAAGTTCTCTTTCAAGAAGGTCTCAAGAGCCAACTCAAGTTGCCACAAGGGAAGTCACTAGGCCTGTAGCCAATGGAATAGTTAGTCCAAACAGCACCACTTCAGACTCAAGTTCTCAGATCCAGGTGCAGCAAGTTCCAGCTCAAGTGTATATTCCAccgcagcagcagcagcagcagcaacagtaTCTTCACCCAGGCACGCATTATCTCCAACAAACCACAACAGGTCAAGTACAAGTCCCGGCATACTACCCCGTTTATGCTCCCCCTACACAGCCTCAATATCATCAACAAGTTGATCAACAACAATACTCAATGTATGTGATGCCTGTCCAGCAAACTCAACAATACAACATGACTATTCAACCCAGTGTGCCAGACTCAACTATAGCATCAGACTCAAATTATACACAAAATTCACCCGTAGTTGCACCCTCTGCTACTAAATCAACCCTAGTCCAAGTTCAGCCAAATCAATATCAGCCGCAATACATTAATGTCTCACAAATGCCTTATGCCACCCAGTCTCCTGCTCCGGCTATTAACTATGCTTATGAATATGCACAACCAACACATGAGCAAGTATTCTATACTCAGAATCCAGCTTCTCAGCTGCCTCCACCTCCTCAGTATCAAACTATGACACCCGCAACTGCGATGTTTCTGTCACAAGCTTCAGTCCAGCAGTCTGCAGACAATGCAAACCAGCAGATCAGATGA